In one window of Brassica rapa cultivar Chiifu-401-42 chromosome A07, CAAS_Brap_v3.01, whole genome shotgun sequence DNA:
- the LOC103831575 gene encoding probable inactive poly [ADP-ribose] polymerase SRO3, which yields MYDTKVGKGDSLFPKPCCFSTSHSITVFTLKPPLHFPLSQEKKQTISLPLSLRLMMMAAQVEIVDNGEIIDTLSHHASGDYSSTILLREENHEYDVVKNCFLSGMSLHAAETTVVSVRKTSAQRITAKAKLAASNVFAEAMKRKNGGDANVRYGWYSGSKEEIERIVSYGFSSSEVEKFEKDDRSHGVGVHFLHHTCSKAAAVLGEADEEGIEHLLLCRLILGKPERIIAGSKQTYPSSSEYDCGVDDLENPRKYVIWSCNMNSYILPSHVVSFKSPTLRGLIRGGGGGLGRARSPCVSFPILMSILSKSLDRPRMNVILTTYVDFRKGKVRREQLIRKMREVVGDELLLDIIKNHRNSD from the exons ATGTATGATACGAAAGTGGGAAAAGGAGATTCCTTGTTCCCCAAGCCTTGTTGCTTTTCAACGTCACACTCTATAACTGTATTCACCTTAAAACCGCCATTACACTTTCCTCTTtcccaagaaaaaaaacaaaccatctctctccctctctctctgcGATTGATGATGATGGCGGCGCAAGTGGAGATCGTGGACAACGGCGAGATCATCGATACACTCTCCCACCACGCCTCCGGAGACTACTCATCAACGATTCTTCTCCGCGAGGAAAACCACGAATACGACGTCGTCAAGAACTGTTTCCTCTCCGGAATGAGTCTCCACGCCGCCGAAACCACCGTCGTCTCCGTGCGTAAAACCTCCGCGCAGAGAATCACAGCCAAGGCGAAGCTCGCCGCGTCCAACGTCTTCGCGGAGGCTATGAAGAGGAAGAACGGCGGAGACGCTAACGTGAGGTACGGTTGGTACTCCGGCTCCAAGGAAGAGATCGAACGCATCGTTTCGTACGGGTTTAGCAGCAGCGAGGTCGAGAAGTTCGAGAAGGACGATCGCTCTCACGGCGTTGGAGTCCATTTTCTTCATCATACATGCTCTAAGGCTGC gGCTGTACTTGGTGAAGCTGACGAGGAAGGGATAGAACATCTTCTCTTGTGCCGTTTGATCCTCGGCAAACCTGAGAGAATCATCGCTGGATCTAAGCAAACGTACCCAAGCTCGAGTGAGTATGATTGTGGTGTGGATGATCTCGAGAATCCTAGGAAGTATGTGATATGGAGCTGTAACATGAACTCTTACATCCTTCCGAGTCATGTCGTGAGCTTCAAGTCTCCTACGCTAAGAG GTCTTATtagaggtggtggtggtggtttgGGGAGAGCGAGGTCACCATGTGTTAGCTTCCCAATACTCATGTCTATACTTTCAAAGTCACTGGACCGTCCAAGAATGAACGTGATCTTGACAACTTATGTTGATTTTCGG AAAGGGAAGGTGAGGAGAGAGCAGCTGATTAGGAAGATGAGGGAAGTGGTTGGGGACGAACTTCTTTTGGATATAATCAAGAACCATAGAAATTCAGACTAG
- the LOC103831576 gene encoding proline-rich receptor-like protein kinase PERK13, which translates to MSDSPSSSPPAPSSDSTPPPDNSSGGGSAPPPTDSAPPPSPPADSTPPPDNSTGGSAPPPADSAPPPTPPSDSSSPPPATPPPVSEPPPDSPPSPPPDAPPPADPTPVDSGSPPPEPTNSPPPPEESESPPPPPNEEDSSPLPQPPPEKSSPPPSQKSSPPPSEKSSPPPPEKSSPPPSEKSSPPPPEKSSPPPPASSPKSAPKKKKKSPPPPPPGAPTKSPSNAPPPLKAPHALPPKSTAAGGPLKSPSTGVPSFPPPPPNGNDNGYQGKTMAGMAVAGFAIIAVVAVLFFVRRKKKRNVDAYSDSQYMPPPNFSIQSDGLLHGQNTTKGYSVPGGYNTQQQSYNTQQQSDNTRTSFGSQRGSQRGSQRGYPPDSAVMGSGQTHFTYEELMDITEGFAQRNILGEGGFGCVYKGKLHDGKLVAVKQLKVGSGQGDREFKAEVEIISRVHHRHLVSLVGYCISDVERLLIYEYVPNQTLEHHLHGKGRPVLEWAKRVRIAIGSAKGLAYLHEDCHPKIIHRDIKSANILLDDDFEAQVADFGLAKLNDSTQTHVSTRVMGTFGYLAPEYAQSGKLTDRSDVFSFGVVLLELVTGRKPVDQYQPLGEESLVEWARPLLHKAIETGDFSDLVDRRLQNHYVENEVFRMIETAAACIRHSGPKRPRMAQVVRALDSEGDMGDISNGSKVGQTSSYDSGQYNSDAMKFRKMAFGFDDSSDSGDYSVRSSSRGSYGASTEFTRNESENRKFNNRQY; encoded by the exons ATGTCTGACTCGCCCAGTTCTTCCCCACCAGCACCTTCCTCCGATTCAACTCCGCCGCCGGATAACTCCAGCGGTGGTGGTTCTGCTCCTCCGCCAACCGATTCAGCACCACCTCCTAGTCCCCCCGCTGATTCAACTCCGCCACCTGATAACTCCACCGGTGGTTCTGCTCCTCCACCAGCTGATTCAGCACCACCTCCTACTCCACCGTCTGATTCGTCATCTCCACCGCCGGCGACTCCTCCTCCGGTATCCGAGCCCCCGCCTGATTCCCCACCCTCTCCTCCCCCGGATGCTCCACCTCCAGCTGACCCCACACCTGTAGACTCCGGTTCACCACCACCGGAGCCCACtaactctcctcctcctccggagGAATCTGAATCACCACCGCCTCCGCCAAATGAAGAAGACAGCTCTCCTCTTCCTCAGCCACCGCCGGAGAAATCATCTCCTCCGCCTTCACAGAAATCGTCTCCTCCGCCATCGGAAAAATCATCTCCTCCACCTCCGGAGAAATCATCTCCTCCGCCTTCAGAGAAATCATCTCCTCCGCCTCCGGAAAAAtcgtctcctcctcctccagcgtCTTCACCGAAGTCAGCacccaagaagaagaaaaaatcaccaccaccaccaccacctggAGCACCCACCAAATCTCCTTCAAACGCGCCGCCACCGCTCAAAGCACCTCACGCACTACCGCCCAAGTCCACCGCCGCAGGCGGACCTCTCAAGTCTCCCTCTACCGGAGTCCCCAGCTTCCCGCCGCCGCCTCCAAACGGCAATGACAATGGCTATCAAGGGAAGACTATGGCCGGAATGGCAGTAGCCGGGTTCGCAATCATCGCCGTAGTCGCCGTCTTGTTCTTTGtcagaagaaagaaaaagagaaacgTTGATGCCTACAGTGACTCACAATACATGCCTCCTCCAAACTTCTCCATCCAAtcag ATGGTTTGTTACACGGACAGAACACAACAAAGGGGTACTCTGTTCCTGGTGGTTACAACACACAACAACAGTCTTACAACACACAACAACAGTCCGACAACACCAGAACCAGCTTTGGTAGCCAAAGAGGTAGCCAAAGAGGGAGCCAAAGAGGTTACCCACCTGATTCGGCCGTGATGGGAAGTGGTCAGACACATTTCACTTATGAAGAGCTAATGGACATAACCGAAGGATTCGCTCAGCGAAACATTCTCGGTGAAGGTGGGTTTGGTTGTGTTTATAAAGGTAAACTGCACGACGGAAAACTAGTTGCTGTGAAGCAGCTTAAGGTTGGTAGTGGACAAGGTGACCGTGAGTTTAAAGCGGAGGTTGAGATCATTAGCCGTGTTCACCATCGTCATTTGGTTTCTCTTGTTGGCTACTGCATTTCGGATGTTGAGAGGTTGCTTATATATGAGTATGTTCCAAACCAGACTCTGGAGCATCATTTGCATG GGAAGGGAAGGCCAGTCCTAGAATGGGCTAAGAGAGTCCGAATTGCTATAGGTTCTGCCAAAGGTTTGGCGTATTTGCACGAAGACT gtCACCCAAAAATCATTCACAGGGACATAAAGTCAGCAAACATCCTGCTGGACGATGACTTTGAAGCTCAG GTTGCTGACTTTGGACTTGCCAAGCTCAATGATTCAACACAAACCCATGTATCAACTCGCGTTATGGGAACATTTGG GTACTTGGCACCAGAATATGCACAAAGCGGGAAACTGACAGATAGATCAGATGTTTTCTCATTTGGGGTTGTTCTCTTAGAGCTTGTAACTGGACGCAAACCAGTCGACCAGTACCAGCCTCTAGGAGAAGAGAGTTTGGTTGAATGG GCTCGTCCGCTGCTTCACAAAGCCATTGAGACTGGCGATTTCAGCGATTTGGTTGATAGACGGCTCCAAAATCATTACGTTGAAAATGAAGTTTTTAGAATGATTGAAACGGCTGCTGCATGTATTAGGCATTCTGGTCCTAAACGTCCACGCATGGCTCAg GTTGTGAGAGCACTGGACAGTGAAGGAGACATGGGAGACATTAGCAACGGAAGCAAAGTGGGACAAACCAGTTCTTATGACTCTGGTCAGTATAACTCAGACGCTATGAAGTTTAGGAAAATGGCGTTTGGTTTTGATGACAGCTCAGATTCAGGAGACTACTCTGTCCGAAGCTCCAGTAGAGGATCCTATGGAGCTTCTACTGAGTTCACGAGGAACGAATCTGAGAACCGAAAGTTCAATAACAGGCAGTACTGA